Part of the Henckelia pumila isolate YLH828 chromosome 2, ASM3356847v2, whole genome shotgun sequence genome is shown below.
CTTTTCTCTAAGAAGCAAGCTGTAAGCTGTCTTATTAGCATCTCAAGAGATGAGAGCATGCTAAGTCTTGAGTTTTTCATGCTTGGATTAGTTGACAAAATCATGGCGTTGACTGCATCAGCCACCAGCTCCCGTTGAGAATCACGAAGAAGATATCCAACAGAGGATTTGTGTGGTTGTTCATAAGCTAGCAAAGCTGCACAATCCTGGCAGCAGAAGAAACAAATAGCTAAAGTCATAAAACAAGCAGTTGTTCAAAATCCATCCTCGTGCCAAAATAGAAGGCAAAAGGGTTTTGCAACATGGACAACCAACGCAACACGGTCAGCGGGACAAGTAAGCCATATCCTCTTTAGCAATTTTCTTGTATCGTTTCTCAGGACACATGGGTTCTGTCCAGAAGATGTCAACATCATACGCCACCAAAGACAATTCCACATCATAGAGGTGAAAATCTAATCATGTGCCGAAAAACGCTCACAAGGAGAAAAATCAATGAGTGAACTTCTCAAATTGGTCTCAACAAATATAGCTTGTATCAAAATGTTTGCTACATGTGTATCCATTGGAACCACACAAACTAACAGTCAACGGGTTCATGCAAGCAGTTTATGAGGAACAAACGGCAATAAACTTAAGTAAATGCACCTGTCAGATTAAAGTAAAACATTAAGTCTTCTTCACTCTACCTTAACTAAGTCATCAAAATCTGATGAAATCTTGAACTTATGAAACTCCCTTCTGCCATACAAAATAGCTTCTTCAAACTTTCCACCCTGACACGAGTTgagcaaaataaaaaatcagaTATTCTGTTGGGGGAAATTGCCATTCGCCGTTACAAGGCTAAATACTCCCTTTTCCAAAATGGGGAAGAATAAACAGCATTTTCAAACATAATTATTCAaataaattgtatattaaaaatTCTTAAACATAAAGCAATGAGTTGGACAATGAAATAAAGTatgaaaaaaacaaattttaggCTAATCATATTGAACTGGTAAATATCAAGTCTTAATTTTTTAATGACATCCTTTTCAAGTAAATTCAAATTTTCTTGGCACAATAATGGATACATGGTGACTTTAAAAGAGGCAAAGAGTAGATGATCAAATAATACTCAATGGCCCtgcaacaaaataaaataggaAAAAATAATATAAGATTGCATTTGGTTGGAAGGACTTGATTTGTAGGAAGAAATTTTATTTGGaggatttgaaaaataaatttaaaattataccCAGGATGAATATCATCTGAAATCcatcacaaatattttttttaacaggAAAGGAGAGTATATTGCATTAATAAAGATAAAAACGATATTAATTACAAAAAGTGGACTAGGTTCAACTCTGCCAAAGCTTTGAACCAAATTAATTACTGTTAAAAATGCTTAACTTTATATAAAGTGGAATTGAATATTACTTAGTCCATCTAAACAAGTGAAAAGAATTGaaacaacaaatttgaaaagaaTTACTGATTTTAGTCCATCCAAATGCAACCTAAAGGAAAAGATACACAAACATAAGGTGATGGCAACTCTATGCTTTTATCCTGGTTAAGCTTTTATCATTAGTCTTGCAATTGATTAGTGATCCACTTCAGACTGATTACAGGATACTCCAGAAAAGCACTGACATCTAGCATACTGACAAGTTTCTACGTCAAATATGGACGATGTGAGGCAAAAATCAAATCATCACTTTGTAGCATTAAAATCTTAAGTGCAGACAATTTCATGCATCACCTTCATGTCCTCCCGTGCACTAAGACCCACACAAAGAAAGAAAAGGTCAATATTGTAGACCCACAACATGCCTAAGCTCAATTAGAGAATTGTGAAAAAGATATTTACCCGAACTAGCTCAACAAATTTTTGACAATGTAGCAAAAAGCAAATAATTGATGCATCATCCTGCAGAGAGCAGCAGATTCATTAAGGATATTGAAAAAGGCATTGACCATAACATCAAAATAAGTAGTGACAATCCGAAGATACAACCTTGAATGAGAAGGAATATAATATAAGAGTAAGAGCATGTACAAGGGGCGATCAAGTTGAGCGATCAAGCCCAACTTGATCGCCCCATTTAAATATTGCCCCCTCCAAGGGACAATGATATTGCACGAGGAAACTTCCTCGCGCAATCAAGATTGTGGGCCCCGCGCGGACACTCTCCGCGCGGTGAAGCCCACAAATctcgtttttcttttttttttttaatttttttttcgcgCGGGCCCCACCAatcttttgtttttctttttttttttttaatttttttttaaacatggtAGGGAGTTGatctattattttaatttataaaaatgattttaattaaaaataaattgttaaaaaaatcaaaaaatttaagaataattaataaaaatatttaaaaaggtCAATgactatatttttcaaaatcaaagaaattttatttttagtgtcAAGTTTAAttcatgtgtttttttttcatgtttgttttttattttggaatattatgtatgcttttaaattttatttttttttttttaaaaaaaattattttttatttcttatatttatgtacatttttttaatgtagtttttaaatttaattatgtttatttttaatttgttatatttatgtgtatttttattatgtttgaaaagcattatttaattgattaaaaaattattatttcaacATCACCACTACAACATCAACACACCATTGTAGGAACAAACAATAAAGTTATCAACGCTGACATCATCATGCGACAAATTATCAACTTAACCACATCAACTTCCTCACATCCTTGTACATGCTCTAAGGAGCTATAATAATGATACATCATGACAATCAGTTTAAAAAAACATGCTGGAcgcaataaaataaatgtatcaATATGATGAAACTCTCGGGTATAGTCTCGCATTGATAAAACCAGGAGATCCTAGAATACTCATCTGGTGGATCTATCACCAACTACTCAAACTAAAATTTGACCTCTTCACCAAAGATCATCAGGTATTGTCTTTGAACTGTTCATAATTTTCAAGTGTAACGATTCCAGATTTGAGGTGGATTCAATCTATTTTATGAGACATAAGTCAGGCCAAAAGAATAATGACAGAAAAGTTTCGGCAAAGGATGAAGGGTGTCTCAAGAGGGTGAAGGTGAAAAAAGAACATAACAATTCTCATTAAGATTCATAAGAAGCTGCAAATATaataatatcaataaaaattccAAGTCATCAAGTTGACAAAGAAAAGGCTCGAGATAATCTACCTGAATAATCTGAGGATACCATtcctgaattttcgaaaatgcatCATCGACCTGACCACACCTTATTAGCTACATGAACGAGAAGAGGATACTATTAATAGCCATCCAGGTGCAAAAGTTGCTAACCAAATAGGATAAATAAACCCATAGGAAAACAAAACTTTCATTTCTCTCCAAGAGGCCGTTAGTAAAAAAAGTGTGGTTTTGATCCAGTCAAACCTGCGTATAGCCACCATTTTTCTGTGACTTTTTTCCAGTATATTAGGAGTAGACAAATGCCAACAATCTTGAACTCTTAACTCTTAAGCATGAGAGCTAAATTAATTGACATCCGATAAGCTTAGACAAATATTGGTTGTTATGAAAATAACAATCAAATGACACCGTTCCTGTTATAACACAGAATAAAGATGCCAGTTTTGATTTACATCTAGTCATAATGATACAATGAGCGCCTAAGGGAATCTGCAGACCGATGCACATGCTATTTGTGGCACAAGGCCGTATGGAACCAGGTAGCACAACCAAGCTGTTTAAAACCAATGCCCATGGTAACTTCACTAACTAGTAtacaatgattgaatgaatgtcCACAAACAGTGAAAGAGCCTTTGTGCATGTACCAATCAAACGTAACGTGTTCCAGTTATATTCTCTTAAGTTGCTATTAAATCCACAAGAAGAAACCCTGACGTTCTCAGTAATAATTGTTAAACCCTTGCAAAAAGGGAGAAGATAAAGAGTAAAAATGATACTACGCATTTTCCAAATTCAATAGTAAAGAAGACAGTTCCCGGGTGAgacctaaaaaaaatataaattaaattgtgAACCTGACGAAGAGTCCTCCTTTGATTCAGAGCGTACACAGAATCTTCTTCACCAAAGCCAATTTCTGACACTAAAGAAATCGGAGGAACCGTACTTCTACTTGCCATGTCGAATAGCTGAAGTGTTTCTTCATACCCATAGTGTTGTAAATAGGACCGAACTAATCTGAAGcaaattacaaataaaatttgTCAAAGAATTTGGTGGCGTTTGGTTTAGCGTCAACTCAAAAGTTTCGAGAAAAATGTAAAAAATGGTTTTgaaataatatttggataattttgaaaattgatgtGATATGTGACGAGATATGACGAGATATGACGTAATGCATACATGGAAACGAATAGTATAATGATAAGTAGAAGAACATCGAAAAAGAAGTAAATGTGTGACATTAAGTTCCATATAGTTTAtttgaaatagaaataatgagTAAAAAACTTGAGACGTTTGATCAAAGCCAAACACTGTTTGGGCTCTAGAGTTGAACTTCTGAAGCCCAGCCAAACAGGGCATTTATCTTTTGACCCAATTCTTGGATAAGGAAGAGCTTAGAGTTTAGAAAGTTTTCGATCTCAGATACTTTGAGGGATTGGaagtttatttgtttttgaTGTGTTCGGGCTTTTGTCTACCCTTTTGTCGCGAACTTCTTACCCCCTTCTTACTGTAATTATTAGCTTTCAGTATCAATACATCATCATttcttatataaaaaaaaaatatatcaccAACACTCAACGAGCCAATAATATAAATATGCTCTTTGTATATTTGAAAATGCTGATCACTGTGTGACTGAGAATTTAACAGTTAGCTATTGTCGATGACTGATAGTCTTGTAGGATAGTGATGCAATGGAGAGAAAGAGCGTGGTGAAAAGAAAAATTAGAATCTCATCTGCATAATTAAGCCGAAACCATTAGCAGGACCTTAAAATGAGTGTTAATACTAAAAAAAGTCAACTGTAAATTTCGAAACAATTTCTGAATAATTGTTTCTTACTTACCCATAGCCAGCATCCTGCGGCACTGGGATTTTGTCAATATCTATCTGCTGCTTTGATCTATGGTCTGCTTCATATGCCTGTTTGACAGATACAAGAGGCCAGAAGGAATATagcatttaaatttaaatcaaCCAAAATGTACTAATGCGCTAATTGGCATTTCATAGAAAGTTTCAGTCCTAATTTACAGCACATAATGAATAACGATTATGCAAGAAGATTTGGGATCGAAATAAAACTGTGGATGAAAATTCCATAATCGAGAAAACACGGATGCTGTAGGTTATTTTTTTCACCCTCAATTTGAGAGGCCAAACATTCACATTGGGAGTTCACCATACAATAAGTTAATATTCTGATTAATAAATATGCACAAAATTGTTGGTACTGCATAATCATTCTGATCCTAAAATGGGAAGACAGTATTAGCAAATTGATGGgaactttttaaaaaatgagcACGTACACCTAGAATTAAGTAAAGCATGATTCAAGTAGATAATAAGGGAAAAGAAAGTAGGCGAGCAAATAAGATGGCTCATTGATGAATGAACAAAAGAAGATGGATGGTAAACTTACTTTAAGATCGAAAACAAATGGATCCTTTCCAAAGTTAACAGTTATCCTGTTATAATAGATCAATGCACAACCTTAAGAAGTTCAGCCATCACATTGAGATGGAATACATATTAAACTAACAAATGGGAAGAAGACGTGTGTTCTCACATTAAGAAACATATGCAAATAATGGAATAATTATCATGACACATACTCTTCACTCTGGCTGTGAACAGCAACCGTGGGAAACACAGGACCCTTTACATCTTTATGAACAGTTCCTACTACAGCTCCATTTTTCCTGTTAATAGATTATTATCAAACAACGTTCACGCTGAACCTAAGAAATGAGTAATGAAGTTGAATGACCCCCAACCCAAGTAAATAAAGATTTGCTTCTAAGAAACAAGTTAGAAACTAGAAAGGGGTAGAGAACACtttggtctcaaccaaccagCCCAGTATTAGATACTAAAAAGCATGGAGAATTTCCCAGTTTATAAGTAATCTAAAAGAGTGAATATCTTAcgtgaaaaaaaattgttgtgtTGCATAGTTTATACCACCTCCCACTGTATCACCAGTTGAGAAGGTTGGGCCAAATGTCTCTCCCTTTCCACGTCCACGATAAAGTAACCCATCATCCCCATGATATCCATAACTATTAGCTTCCCATCTGTCAGATAGAGAAAGATCAATAATGACTTTAGAATATAATAACAAGAACCAAGATATAAGTAATGTTGTCTCTCCAACATTGAGAAACTTGAGAACGTTAACCAAAAATAGGAGACAATACATAAACCCAAATAAAATACATTAATTCGCACACAAGGATAAGACAATACACATACCCCGGCTGGCGACGGAGTTTGAAAGCAGAAGTGGTAAATCCGATGGCAATTTGCCCCTTAGCACCCGCATTCTTCACTAAGatctcaaaataataaacaagCCGCTTCATTGGTGCGGCGCGATTCGCCTGCACGACTCCGACGTCGTGTCCATGTAAATCAACAGTTGGATACGATACCGAAAGCTTGTCAGGCCCTACCAATGAAAACCCAGCGGAGCTATTTACGGTATCTAGAGCAGTGGGAGCCTCCTCACCATCCTCGTCAAATTCGGATTTACTTTCGGGGGTTAGGGTTAGGGAAGTGTTGCGCCAGACCTGGAGGAAGTAGGATCCAGTAAAAGCGTTGGGCGATGAAGACTGATTTTGTGAAGTAGTTTCAGACATTATTCGAAGGATCAATTGCAATTGTGCGATTGAGGAATTAGGGGAATCTTCGATGGAGAAATCGAGGATAAAACTTGATGATTAGGGCAAGAACAAATTTTGCTCTCGGATCAGGATTTAACAACAGTCGTCTGTGCATACTCCAGTTTAATTATAAATCTCTAATATCTATGGTACGCGTGTGTTTCAGGTGAACGGCGGAAGCGCTTTTATCGGCCGGAGCTTCGTTTTGATTGTGTAAAAGATTTGGAAACAAAGCCTATAGCTACGAAAAAACCATtttaaagtgtttttttaatttaaatttgttttttttttgggaaaaaaaaatgatttgacGTGTTTGcgaaattgaaaaatattataagtTCTGTTTATTTCTAAAgtgttattatttaaaaaaaatggttttGACGTGTTtacaaaattgaaaatattataattcctgttatttttaaattaattatttttttatctttcatTATATTAGAGTCATAGAGTataatgtaaaatttaaataaaataaaatcgaaTTTACAAGTGTAATTAAAGATATGCTCGAAGATTGCTCAAATTGTATGTTGCACCTTGCACACTACATAAAAGTTTTAGTGTGTCAACTCAATTTAAGATACCGTGAAGAATAccttcaaaaacaaaaaaaaagaaaaaaaaaagaggataGATTGAAGAATCCAATTAAGgcaattttttttcaataacAGGATATTCATATTTCAAGTATAATTTCATAAGATTATACATGTTTGCACTCGAGAAGTACTGAagaaagaaaatttaaaaatagaaatatctAGTgtacaaaatttatatattcaTGTAATTCATACCTATTGAAACGACATCCAAATGATCAAATTACCAATATTTATATTGATAGGGTTTGATTTCAAATCTTATATTGAAAGATGGATATGGAGTGATCTCTCTATACATAAAACAAAATacataaaacaaaaaacattTCACTCGAATTGGAGAAATCATTCTataaacataaaacaaaaacaTTTCACTCGAATTAAAATTGATCTATCATTTTGTAGTCGCTATGTATTGGCATAAGGCACCCTACGAGTCACATCAAACATAACTATATGCTGCTCTCCTCTGCTCATATTATACTTGGATCGATAAATGTATATCATACTTATTATTTAGTATCTGACAATAAGATACAATGGGCATATAATGCTCATTAAAATGCAAGAACGAGATACAGATCTCACCTCCTAGCCCAAAATGAACTCAGAGATCAAGGGAATCGTGTCCgattagaaaaaaaaagaagaagaaataaatATTCAGGCAAGGAGGAAAGTACAAGTGTGCCGAAGCTCATTCAGCAACTACCGGACATCGCGgattatcaaaatttttcacCATAGTAATAAGCTGTTCCAACCATTAGCGCAACTGTGGCACCTTGAGCTACCACACGAGCTCTCATTAATTTCTAACCCAAATGAGAATTCCCCTGTCTGAAACTAATCAAACCAGCTGTAAGAACCCCTGCAGTTATAAAGGCCCCTGAAACACAAAAATCCTCGATGTTAATGGATTGAAAAAACTTTTTGATATATGTAGAAAAAAAAGTTCACCAGTTTAGTCATTAGTATGTTGGCCTGTCAAAAGGTTTAGGTCATTACCATGCTGGCAAATATGTACTGTCATGCTATAAGGAAAGTTGATCCAAGAGATTGGTACAATGATGGTAGGTTATTCGAAAATTTAACCCTTTGTTTTACTCTTGCGAAAGCTGTGAAACCAATATCCTTTCATTTCACAGCTAACTTCTTCTATCTACCATGAGACTTGCATGAAATACAACTTAATTGAAGGAACAATCGTGTTCCATAAAAGCTATGACAAGCTGACACCACTTTTAAAAAGGACATTTTACAACCACAATCACAAATATAATTCAGCTTGCAATGTATCAAGGTCACTTCATATCAAGACAAATAATAATCCAAAAACCATGTTCACAGCCCAACTGATTGTGAAGCAAATACTCTTATGTGCTTTCACTGTTCTTTCTCCACCTATATAATTACACCTCTGAGTAAAAGTTCATCAGCAATGCTCTTTGTTGAGACGTTTATGAAATGGAACGTTACATGTACTACACCGCTTCAATGCAAATCGTGGTGCCACATACAACCTTGATGAACTCTTCAACCCGATAAATCAATACCTTCGGTTTGGATTCACCTAGTGGAATATAATCTAAATTTGATTTTCTATTAAGAATTGAATTACCTAAGGCTCCGCTTGTATAGAAGTATTTCAAATGCATTTTTATTGTTTAGAAAAGTAGCACAACAAACATCAAATTTACTCTTTTTGTGTTTATATGATAATTCATGGTAGTTAGGATGTATTTTAAGTTCATTCAATAAAATGGtgatttaaaatcatttttaatccATCTAAGTAATgcgtaaataattaaattatgaatttgaGATTTTACTACGTTTAATTGTtaacactaaaattataatCAAAATCCATAGATTTAAAATACTTCAATCCAAGCGCAACCTAAAGGGATGGGCACTAGAAAAAGCTATCAACAAATTAGGGATAGCGATGTGGTGTGTTCTCATTATAAACTAGGCTAAGATacatatatcaaataataataGTGACTTAAAGCTGTCAAGAGTACGCAGACCATAGTGCGGCTTCTcaaaagataaataatatagcaCACGCCACATTGACTCCAAACAAACCATAAAGTTGATATTTAAATGGGAATTTACCAATGGAAACAAAGGGGCATAAAAGACATCAACTTCACTTGTTACAGTTACAAGGAAAACAAATATCATAATGAGAATGTTATGCATAGGCTCAAATGTACAGAAATGTAAGCATAAACAAATTACAAAAGATTGACGAAAGAGAAATTTACGAACTGGGACAAAGGGATTCCTAACACGCTTTTTCCCTTGGAACAGTTCTTTTAGTTCCGAATTGACTGTTCCCATCTGTTCAATATAGTTAGTCAAAATCTATAGAAAAACCTAAACGGCACAAGAAGAAATGCTAATTGACTGTTCCAAGCATTGTACTTGGTGATATTTCTCCATTTTGATCTATCAACGAAGTTGAATGAAATATGATTACTAAACCTTAaccaaaataatttcaaaaaccaTGGCTAGATATATGGAATGGAAATAACAATTTGGTAAACAATCCTTcaacataaataataatcaagtaAAACAAATTGATGAAATTCTTGATTTTCGCTCTCAATGTTTCTGCCTGCCCAATACAATTAACAATAACGAAAAAAACCCAAACGTCATAAACTCACCTCGAAAGAAATTTAGCAAAGTCCCCGGCGAAAAATACTGGAGAGAGTCGAAAGGGAAAAAAATATTTCCCCGATCGTTTGCGACAGAAGCTATTCAAAGCGGTAGCTGAAATTGAAACAGGTGTTTGATATTGAAACCAATAATAGTTGCGACAAAGATAAATTGGGCTTTTGATAACTTAATAATTGGACTCGATTTTTGGGCTGTTTATAGCCCATTCACTAAATTAGAAAAAACTCATTCAGTCCAAATTTTTTTAGACAGATTGAATCGACTGTCAGAAACCCATTCAACATCCGCTATTTACCAAATTCGGAAATAATCGCTGTTTCGAAACCGATTAGAGCAATTAATTTCTTTCagatactgaaaataattaataatattaataatgtgCTAATTTGAAGCAAGTAATATTCCaaattttgaatgatttttcACATTAGATCATGATATCTTTCAAGCaaattaaaatgatatattttttggATGCCTAATGTCATGAATTCATGATGGAAACGAATGCATCTAATGTCATATGGTAACTCACTCCAGTTCTTAAAGGAGATCGactataattttataataattctGTACGTATGTGACGGGTGATTTCTTGGTCTCGTCTCCTCCTAATTAATAACTTGATTATTGTAATGAAAGCTCCTATTTTTGCTCGTATCGAGCATTACAGTAAGTACTCGAGTCTTTTCTTTTGTGGTACAACATTATAAGTGTTTGGAGTAGACTCGTAGATGTGCGTTTTCGATATACCGTATAAAAAATaatggtatgaaaaaaattcataccaatatcgatattgaaattctgaaattttggtatggaaaaaatccaTACTAATATCGTATaaatatcgaaaaaaaaaatcgatgtACCAAAAAGatgtatatatattgaaaaatttTTGGTACGGTATCCCGAAAAAATTGGTATTTAGTTCGGTATCTCAGCTCTAGTTTAGAGTGCCAAGTTGTTCAGGATAATACTAGCATATCTTTTGAGTTTTGTATGAAACATTTCTAGTAGATTTTTGTCTTTGTTTTTAAGCTCCTCGATAAATCATAATTTGTGACTTTGTAAGATGAAAATATCATGATATTGAATATTAAACGAAGAAAAAAGGAAATGGGATAATCTCGAGGAAgataatattgaaaaataaaaactgcaGCATGGTATTGATCTGTGAAAACTGGTAGTATGTCACGTGTCACACAGTATGACGAGTTATAAGTTATATGGCATTTTTATCTTATTTTTCCACGGGTTTAGTACACGCCGTCAGCAGGGCATTCCCCATCGGATGACATGTAaccccatgattggtcaaaatcatTGGGTCCTACGTAGAACCcattgattttaaccaatcatgaatCGCCATGTCACCCGCAGGGCACTACCCTGCGGATAGTATCGACTCAACCCTTCCCACGTTAGATTGCATGCAGATTGGggggtattttttttttaaccacggtcaacatttttttaaaaaaaatgacctTTCCATGTGCATTTCAAATCACTTGGGGaggtcatttttttaaaaaaaaaaaaaagttgaccGAAGTTATAAACCCAAATATAAAATTTCGCGACAGAGGAAAGAGAACGAGGAAGGAGAATGACGATTAATGTTTTGGCTTTGGGTTTACTAATTACATTAACATCATCACTTGTGACATCTGGGAATATTCTTTCTCCAGCTCATGAAGAGAAGCTGAATTCAGGAGAAGATGTTATAGTGAGAGAAGGGCATCGAGTAGTTGTCATTGAATTCGAGAAGGATTATATATGGAAAGACCAAGATTTGGATTTCACCTCATGATTCGCGTGCACTATATGACCAGGTCCATCACCTGTCAGAGTTGAACATTCAAAGTCATGCTTATTTAATAAGCTGTCGGAAGTTGGAAAGTTGGCATTTCATTGGTGAGAATAATTGCACGTGGTTTCATGCGGTCAGACGAGAGCTTGCACCTATAAATAGATGCCTCTTCCTTCAGAAGAGAT
Proteins encoded:
- the LOC140880582 gene encoding ran-binding protein M homolog, encoding MSETTSQNQSSSPNAFTGSYFLQVWRNTSLTLTPESKSEFDEDGEEAPTALDTVNSSAGFSLVGPDKLSVSYPTVDLHGHDVGVVQANRAAPMKRLVYYFEILVKNAGAKGQIAIGFTTSAFKLRRQPGWEANSYGYHGDDGLLYRGRGKGETFGPTFSTGDTVGGGINYATQQFFFTKNGAVVGTVHKDVKGPVFPTVAVHSQSEEITVNFGKDPFVFDLKAYEADHRSKQQIDIDKIPVPQDAGYGLVRSYLQHYGYEETLQLFDMASRSTVPPISLVSEIGFGEEDSVYALNQRRTLRQLIRCGQVDDAFSKIQEWYPQIIQDDASIICFLLHCQKFVELVRGGKFEEAILYGRREFHKFKISSDFDDLVKDCAALLAYEQPHKSSVGYLLRDSQRELVADAVNAMILSTNPSMKNSRLSMLSSLEMLIRQLTACFLEKRSGNGDQGEAFHLHRILESCKK